Proteins from one Zavarzinia compransoris genomic window:
- a CDS encoding ABC transporter permease, protein MTGRTSPLMRAYLVLFLLYLFLPLAIMGLATFNDSRFPTITPWNAFTTKWFDALFADGKMWEALGSSVVIGLGVVVLAVPTGVSAALLLQSVHRKARTVLYGVMVSPLLTPGVIIGISTLIFWRERFGIGGGPLLTVIAQASFISGYVMLMVAARLERFDRTLEEAALDLGATQGTVFRRITLPYLAPSLIAAAFLAFLQSFENYNTTMFVRGVDTTLTVYIASKVRTGVTPAVNALGLILIALTILGALVHELRRRKASPA, encoded by the coding sequence ATGACCGGCCGCACCTCGCCCCTGATGCGGGCCTATCTGGTCCTCTTCCTGCTCTATCTGTTCCTGCCGCTGGCGATCATGGGGCTGGCGACCTTCAACGACAGCCGCTTTCCGACCATCACGCCCTGGAATGCCTTCACCACCAAATGGTTCGATGCCCTCTTCGCCGACGGCAAGATGTGGGAAGCGCTGGGGTCCAGCGTCGTGATCGGCCTCGGCGTCGTCGTGCTTGCCGTGCCGACCGGGGTTTCGGCCGCCCTCCTGCTGCAATCGGTGCACCGCAAGGCGCGCACCGTGCTCTATGGCGTCATGGTTTCGCCCCTGCTGACCCCGGGGGTGATCATCGGCATCTCGACCCTGATCTTCTGGCGCGAGCGTTTCGGCATCGGCGGCGGCCCGCTGCTGACCGTGATCGCCCAGGCGAGCTTCATCTCCGGCTATGTCATGCTGATGGTCGCCGCCCGGCTGGAGCGTTTCGACCGCACGCTGGAGGAAGCGGCCCTCGATCTCGGCGCGACGCAAGGGACGGTGTTCCGCCGCATCACCCTGCCCTATCTGGCGCCCAGCCTGATCGCCGCCGCCTTCCTCGCCTTCCTGCAAAGTTTCGAGAATTACAACACCACCATGTTCGTGCGCGGGGTCGATACCACGCTGACGGTCTATATCGCCTCGAAGGTGCGGACGGGGGTGACGCCGGCGGTGAATGCCCTGGGGCTCATCCTGATCGCCCTGACCATCCTGGGCGCCCTGGTCCACGAGTTGCGCCGCCGGAAGGCCAGCCCCGCCTGA
- a CDS encoding bifunctional aminoglycoside phosphotransferase/ATP-binding protein, which yields MDLNQIETIAFLGAEATHGAPVTRIDTSCASVFLAGELAYKIKRAVDLGYLDFTTLAAREAACAAELALNRATAPNLYLRLAHVTRAAGGALALDGAGAPIEPVVVMRRFADGALASRALDAGAIEGAMIADLGRRLAAYHDACPRPAVPPRPVSLRLQQCLPPILALREIMPAPRIEALVERMATAAARADPVVEARARDGWWRRGHGDLHLGNLCLMAGQLLPFDALEFDDELATGDRLYDLGFLIMDLGRRGRADFALALLDAYGPIGPGGGSLLPVFIALRALIRAFVAHNTWRTGGCAGPPPVEAVGAYLAVAEQSLAAAGPRVIAVGGLSGTGKSTLALALAPFIAPAPGALVLRSDAVRKALAGVAETERLPPDAYGPGSSEKVYARMFELARAALAEGRSVILDAVFARPGERAAAAALAADFAGLWLEAPLDLRQHRVDSRRNDASDATATVAAAQEALDLGTIDWHRLTAGGDRGQVLAAARARLAQGTSTAAP from the coding sequence GGCGAGCTGGCGTATAAGATCAAGCGGGCGGTCGACCTCGGCTATCTGGATTTCACCACCCTGGCCGCGCGCGAGGCCGCCTGCGCCGCCGAACTGGCGCTGAACCGCGCCACCGCGCCGAACCTTTACCTGCGCCTCGCCCATGTCACCCGCGCTGCCGGCGGCGCGCTGGCCCTGGACGGGGCGGGCGCGCCGATCGAGCCGGTCGTCGTCATGCGCCGCTTCGCCGACGGGGCGCTGGCCAGCCGGGCCCTGGACGCGGGCGCGATCGAGGGGGCGATGATCGCCGACCTCGGCCGCCGCCTCGCCGCCTATCACGATGCCTGCCCCCGGCCCGCGGTCCCGCCCCGGCCGGTGAGCCTGCGCCTGCAGCAATGCCTGCCGCCCATCCTGGCGCTGCGCGAGATCATGCCCGCGCCCCGGATCGAGGCCCTGGTCGAGCGCATGGCCACTGCTGCCGCCCGCGCCGACCCCGTGGTCGAGGCGCGGGCGCGCGACGGCTGGTGGCGGCGCGGCCACGGCGACCTGCATCTCGGCAACCTGTGCCTGATGGCGGGGCAATTGCTGCCCTTCGACGCCCTGGAATTCGACGACGAACTGGCGACCGGGGACCGGCTCTACGACCTCGGCTTCCTGATCATGGACCTGGGCCGGCGGGGGCGGGCGGATTTCGCCCTGGCCCTGCTCGACGCCTATGGCCCGATCGGGCCGGGCGGCGGTTCCCTGCTGCCGGTCTTCATCGCCCTGCGCGCCCTGATCCGGGCCTTCGTCGCCCATAATACCTGGCGCACCGGGGGCTGCGCCGGGCCGCCCCCGGTGGAAGCCGTCGGGGCCTATCTTGCGGTGGCGGAACAAAGCCTCGCCGCCGCCGGGCCGCGCGTGATCGCGGTCGGCGGCCTGTCGGGCACGGGGAAATCGACCCTGGCCCTCGCCCTCGCCCCCTTCATCGCGCCGGCGCCGGGCGCCCTGGTGCTGCGCAGCGATGCGGTCCGGAAGGCGCTGGCCGGCGTCGCCGAAACCGAGCGCCTGCCGCCCGACGCCTATGGCCCCGGTTCGAGCGAAAAAGTCTATGCCCGGATGTTCGAGCTTGCCCGCGCCGCCCTGGCGGAAGGGCGAAGCGTGATCCTCGATGCCGTCTTCGCCCGGCCGGGGGAACGGGCCGCCGCCGCCGCCCTGGCCGCCGATTTCGCCGGCCTCTGGCTGGAAGCGCCGCTCGACCTGCGGCAGCACCGAGTGGACAGCCGGCGCAACGATGCCTCGGACGCCACCGCCACGGTCGCCGCGGCCCAGGAAGCCCTGGACCTCGGCACCATCGACTGGCACCGCCTGACCGCCGGCGGCGACCGCGGGCAGGTGCTGGCCGCGGCCCGCGCCCGCCTCGCTCAGGGCACCAGCACCGCAGCGCCCTGA
- a CDS encoding extracellular solute-binding protein, whose translation MTDKTLIAAKKFNRRTLLASAAALGTVAAAGPFASRRALASSGEVRVFAWSSHFTPDLLKRFEADTGIKVALTEYGTNDELLNQLKATNGEGFDVIMPTVDRVANYVELELVQPLDEAKLKMDNMLSGPAAGTAGKAGIGTGARYMSPADWGTEAILFDRKKAPIDYGFSLGDLWKEEYAGKVTIRGHSGLAGVGRYLEAQGKLPHPFLDGFADEAKMAAIWDEILKFAVAHKKNVGQFWSNANEATAAYVVNGCTIGQNWDETAAALIKDGKDVGYLAPAEGAFAWLEGYCVTSKAKNVEQAYAWMNWFLEAKNSADYVAPLAFNPVAKGAEKHLPDSASTFFSAAYPKDALDKLWWWPAQAAWYVAKRNEYQDRFLAA comes from the coding sequence ATGACCGACAAGACCTTGATCGCGGCTAAAAAATTCAACCGCCGGACGCTGTTGGCCTCGGCCGCGGCCCTGGGCACCGTCGCCGCCGCCGGCCCCTTCGCCAGCCGCCGCGCGCTCGCGTCCTCGGGCGAGGTGCGGGTGTTCGCGTGGTCGTCGCATTTCACGCCGGACCTGCTGAAGCGCTTCGAGGCCGACACCGGCATCAAGGTGGCGCTGACCGAATACGGCACCAACGACGAGTTGCTGAACCAGCTGAAGGCGACCAACGGCGAAGGCTTCGACGTGATCATGCCGACCGTCGACCGCGTCGCCAATTACGTCGAGCTGGAACTGGTCCAGCCCCTGGACGAAGCCAAGCTGAAGATGGACAACATGCTGTCGGGCCCGGCCGCGGGCACCGCCGGCAAGGCGGGCATCGGCACCGGCGCCCGCTACATGTCCCCGGCCGACTGGGGCACCGAGGCCATCCTCTTCGACAGGAAGAAGGCGCCGATCGACTACGGCTTCTCGCTGGGCGACCTCTGGAAGGAAGAATACGCCGGCAAGGTCACGATCCGCGGCCATTCCGGCCTTGCGGGCGTCGGCCGCTACCTGGAGGCCCAGGGCAAGCTGCCGCATCCCTTCCTCGACGGCTTCGCCGACGAGGCCAAGATGGCCGCCATCTGGGACGAGATCCTGAAGTTCGCCGTCGCCCACAAGAAGAACGTCGGCCAGTTCTGGTCCAACGCCAACGAGGCGACCGCCGCCTATGTGGTGAACGGCTGCACCATCGGCCAGAACTGGGACGAGACCGCCGCCGCCCTGATCAAGGACGGCAAGGATGTCGGCTATCTCGCCCCGGCGGAAGGCGCCTTCGCCTGGCTGGAAGGCTATTGCGTGACCTCCAAGGCGAAGAATGTCGAGCAGGCCTATGCCTGGATGAACTGGTTCCTGGAGGCCAAGAATTCGGCCGATTATGTCGCCCCGCTCGCCTTCAACCCGGTCGCCAAGGGCGCCGAGAAGCATCTGCCGGATTCCGCCAGCACGTTCTTCTCCGCCGCCTATCCGAAGGATGCGCTGGACAAGCTGTGGTGGTGGCCGGCCCAGGCCGCCTGGTATGTCGCCAAGCGGAACGAATATCAGGACCGTTTCCTGGCCGCCTGA
- a CDS encoding zinc-dependent alcohol dehydrogenase family protein has product MAYKALVSERAGRPLVRCERAPPPLGAGEVRLRVGACGVCRTDLHLVDGELPGRRGPVVPGHEIVGRIAELGPGVTGWALGERVGVPWLASTCGTCRYCRRGRENLCARAAFTGYTVDGGYAEEAVARADALLRIPDRYDDQAAAPLLCAGLIGYRTWAMAGPADHLGIFGFGAAAHLIAQVAVAKGQKVYAFTRPGDRAAQDFARSLGAIWAGGSDQAPPAILDAALIFAPVGDLVPLALSRVDKGGTVVCGGIHMSDIPAFPYEVLWHERVLRSVANLTRADGEAFMALAAEIPLRSSTFAYPLDRANEALGDLRSGRLQGAAVLVP; this is encoded by the coding sequence GTGGCTTACAAGGCATTGGTGTCGGAGCGGGCGGGGCGGCCTCTCGTCCGTTGCGAGCGGGCGCCGCCGCCGCTCGGGGCCGGCGAGGTGCGGCTCCGGGTCGGTGCCTGCGGTGTCTGCCGGACCGATCTTCATCTGGTCGACGGCGAATTGCCCGGGCGGCGCGGGCCCGTGGTGCCGGGGCACGAGATCGTCGGGCGGATTGCGGAACTCGGCCCGGGCGTCACCGGCTGGGCCCTGGGCGAGCGGGTGGGGGTGCCCTGGCTGGCCTCGACCTGCGGGACTTGCCGCTATTGCCGGCGCGGCCGCGAAAACCTGTGTGCCCGCGCCGCCTTCACCGGCTACACGGTCGACGGCGGCTATGCCGAGGAAGCGGTGGCCCGGGCCGACGCGCTGCTGCGCATTCCCGACCGTTACGACGATCAGGCGGCGGCGCCGCTGCTCTGCGCCGGGCTGATCGGCTATCGGACCTGGGCGATGGCGGGGCCGGCGGACCATCTGGGGATCTTCGGCTTCGGCGCCGCCGCCCATCTGATCGCCCAGGTCGCGGTCGCCAAGGGGCAGAAGGTCTATGCCTTCACCCGGCCCGGCGACCGGGCGGCCCAGGATTTCGCCCGCAGCCTGGGCGCGATCTGGGCCGGCGGCTCGGATCAGGCGCCGCCGGCGATCCTCGATGCCGCGCTGATCTTCGCCCCGGTCGGCGATCTCGTGCCGCTGGCCCTGTCGCGGGTCGACAAGGGCGGCACGGTGGTCTGCGGCGGCATCCATATGAGTGATATCCCGGCCTTCCCCTACGAGGTGCTGTGGCACGAGCGCGTGCTGCGTTCCGTCGCCAATCTGACGCGGGCGGACGGCGAGGCCTTCATGGCGCTGGCGGCGGAAATCCCGCTGCGGTCCTCGACCTTCGCCTATCCGCTCGACCGGGCGAACGAGGCGCTGGGCGACCTGCGCTCCGGCCGGCTTCAGGGCGCTGCGGTGCTGGTGCCCTGA
- a CDS encoding ABC transporter ATP-binding protein yields MTAAVEIDHVTQRFGDFTAVHDATLTIEAGEFFSFLGPSGCGKTTLLRLVSGFTEPTAGRISIGGKDMRGIGPNKRPTAMIFQNLALFPLMSVAENIAFGLEVRGLGKAARRRRADELLDLIALPGQGDKKVSELSGGQRQRVAIARALAVEPAVLLLDEPLSALDLKLRQHMRAELRAIQKRTGVTFIYITHDQGEALAMSDRVAVMRAGHIEQVASPTELYDRPATGFVAGFVGETNRIPGRLLQAGNGYGVIETAFGPLSARFDGADSDSHALFVRPERLGLGDAGRGNRLQATIENSAFEGAHLLVFARLADGSPLTVQVPNGGQPLAVAPGEGFTVSFAADDATILPAEA; encoded by the coding sequence ATGACCGCCGCCGTCGAGATCGATCACGTCACCCAGCGTTTCGGCGATTTCACGGCGGTCCACGATGCGACGCTGACCATCGAGGCGGGCGAATTCTTTTCCTTTCTCGGCCCGTCCGGCTGCGGCAAGACCACCCTGCTCCGCCTGGTTTCCGGCTTCACCGAGCCGACCGCGGGGCGGATCTCGATCGGCGGCAAGGACATGCGCGGCATCGGCCCGAACAAGCGGCCGACGGCGATGATCTTCCAGAACCTCGCCCTGTTTCCCCTGATGTCGGTGGCCGAGAACATTGCCTTCGGCCTCGAGGTGCGCGGCCTCGGCAAGGCGGCGCGGCGCCGCCGGGCCGACGAACTCCTGGACCTGATCGCCCTGCCGGGCCAGGGCGACAAGAAGGTTTCCGAACTCTCCGGCGGCCAGCGCCAGCGCGTGGCGATCGCCCGCGCCCTGGCGGTCGAACCCGCCGTCCTCCTGCTCGACGAGCCGCTGTCCGCCCTCGACCTCAAGCTGCGCCAGCACATGCGCGCGGAACTCCGCGCGATCCAGAAGCGGACCGGCGTCACCTTCATCTACATCACCCACGACCAGGGCGAGGCGCTGGCCATGTCCGACCGGGTGGCGGTGATGCGGGCCGGCCATATCGAGCAGGTGGCGAGCCCGACCGAGCTTTACGACCGGCCGGCCACCGGCTTCGTCGCCGGCTTCGTCGGCGAGACCAACCGCATTCCGGGGCGCCTGCTCCAGGCCGGCAACGGCTATGGCGTGATCGAGACCGCCTTCGGCCCCCTGTCCGCCCGCTTCGACGGCGCGGACAGCGACAGCCATGCCCTGTTCGTCCGGCCGGAGCGGCTCGGCCTCGGCGATGCCGGCCGGGGCAACCGCCTGCAGGCGACAATCGAGAACAGCGCCTTCGAGGGCGCCCATCTCCTCGTCTTCGCCCGGCTTGCCGACGGCAGCCCCCTGACCGTGCAGGTGCCGAACGGCGGCCAGCCGCTGGCCGTCGCACCGGGCGAGGGGTTCACCGTTTCCTTCGCCGCCGACGACGCCACCATCCTGCCGGCGGAGGCTTGA
- a CDS encoding glutamine synthetase family protein, whose protein sequence is MPFRHPAATDGAEAAAFLAANPDIEAVQLVLTDTSGVARGKTVRAHELAAVYTQGRPLPCSILGLDVTGADVDETGLVWEEGDADRLAFPVPGTLRRAPWLPAPTAQVILSVWHLDGRPEEADPRHALARVVGRYNDLGLTPVVAPELEFYLVDPAIGADGMVQLPKSPLTGQRLVTTQVYELNALEEFGAFLTDLQAAFTVQKLPAETAISEFAPGQFEITLRHQPDALNAIDEAIFFKRTVRGIAQKHDLIATFMAKPFTGRTGSGLHLHLSMNDAAGRNAFASEDPTGPEIMRHAIAGLIATMPEATAIFAPGANSYRRFRLGSYAPIAPCWGVNNRSVSVRVPIGPASSRHVEHRVCGADANPYLALAAVLAGVHHGMTEQLTPPAIVEKDGYAETAERLPTQWADAIAIFERSTLMRDYLGARYAEVFTAIKKAELDRFYAQVSALDYVWYLRNA, encoded by the coding sequence TTGCCTTTCCGCCACCCCGCCGCCACCGACGGCGCCGAAGCCGCCGCCTTTCTCGCCGCCAACCCGGATATCGAGGCGGTGCAACTGGTCCTGACCGATACCAGCGGCGTTGCCCGGGGCAAGACCGTGCGCGCCCACGAATTGGCCGCCGTCTATACCCAGGGCCGGCCCCTGCCCTGTTCGATCCTCGGCCTCGACGTCACCGGCGCCGATGTCGACGAGACCGGCCTCGTCTGGGAGGAAGGCGACGCCGACCGCCTGGCCTTCCCGGTGCCGGGCACGCTGCGCCGCGCCCCTTGGCTGCCGGCGCCGACCGCCCAGGTGATCCTGTCGGTCTGGCACCTGGACGGCCGGCCGGAAGAGGCCGACCCCCGCCATGCGCTCGCCCGCGTCGTCGGGCGTTACAATGACCTGGGCCTGACCCCGGTGGTGGCGCCCGAGCTTGAGTTCTACCTGGTCGATCCGGCCATCGGGGCGGACGGCATGGTGCAACTGCCGAAGTCGCCCCTGACCGGCCAGCGCCTCGTCACCACCCAGGTCTATGAATTGAACGCGCTGGAGGAATTCGGCGCCTTCCTGACCGATCTCCAGGCCGCCTTCACCGTCCAGAAGCTGCCGGCGGAAACCGCGATCAGCGAATTCGCCCCCGGCCAGTTCGAGATCACCCTGCGCCACCAGCCCGATGCCCTGAACGCCATCGACGAAGCGATCTTCTTCAAGCGCACGGTGCGCGGCATCGCCCAGAAGCACGATCTGATCGCCACCTTCATGGCCAAGCCCTTCACCGGGCGGACCGGCTCGGGCCTGCATCTGCACCTGTCCATGAACGATGCCGCGGGCCGCAACGCCTTCGCCAGCGAGGACCCGACCGGGCCCGAGATCATGCGTCACGCCATCGCCGGCCTGATCGCCACCATGCCCGAGGCGACCGCGATCTTCGCGCCCGGCGCCAATTCCTATCGCCGTTTCCGGCTGGGCTCCTATGCCCCGATCGCGCCCTGCTGGGGGGTGAACAATCGTTCCGTCTCGGTGCGGGTGCCGATCGGGCCGGCGAGCAGCCGCCATGTCGAGCACCGGGTCTGCGGCGCCGATGCCAATCCCTATCTGGCGCTGGCCGCCGTGCTGGCCGGGGTCCATCACGGCATGACCGAGCAGTTGACCCCGCCCGCCATCGTCGAGAAGGACGGCTATGCCGAAACCGCCGAGCGCCTGCCCACCCAATGGGCCGATGCGATCGCGATCTTCGAGCGTTCCACCCTGATGCGCGATTACCTGGGCGCCCGCTATGCCGAGGTTTTCACCGCGATCAAGAAGGCGGAACTCGACCGCTTCTACGCCCAGGTCTCCGCCCTCGACTATGTCTGGTACCTGCGGAATGCCTGA
- a CDS encoding aspartate aminotransferase family protein — MDKTVAGIAAASIEAMLAREKARFIAGNPISQRLGDEAKHHFPDGVPLHWMTDWGTPFPLFVREAQGASLTDADGHRYRDFCLGDTGAMFGHSPGPILTVLAEQGGHGLTYMLPTEDAPAVGRLLAERFGLPFWQVAATATDANRFALRWARAITGRPKILVFNGCYHGTVDETFVRLRDGEPIHRPGLLGQFADLTQGASVVEFNDLPALEAALAARDVACVITEPALTNIGMVLPDPGFIEGVQAACRATGTLLLIDETHTISTGPGGWTRAHGLSPDFFVVGKAIAGGVPCAVWGFTAAIEAAMKAARARTGPGHSGMGTTLSANALALRALRANLEQVMTPAAYDHMLAMSGRLAAGIRRVIAERGLPWHVSAVGARAEFVCGPVPPRNGTEAAAAMHGDLEAAIHLFLMNRGVLIAPFHNMTLTCPATTTEDVDHLVACVAAACDALIAGA, encoded by the coding sequence ATGGACAAGACAGTCGCCGGCATCGCGGCCGCCAGCATCGAGGCCATGCTGGCCCGGGAAAAAGCCCGTTTCATCGCCGGCAACCCGATCTCGCAGCGCCTGGGCGACGAGGCGAAGCACCATTTCCCCGATGGCGTGCCCCTGCATTGGATGACCGACTGGGGCACCCCCTTCCCCCTGTTCGTGCGCGAGGCGCAGGGCGCAAGCCTGACCGACGCGGACGGCCACCGCTACCGCGACTTCTGCCTGGGCGATACCGGCGCCATGTTCGGCCATTCCCCCGGCCCGATCCTGACGGTGCTGGCGGAACAGGGCGGCCACGGCCTGACCTATATGCTGCCGACCGAGGATGCGCCGGCGGTCGGCCGCCTGCTGGCGGAACGCTTCGGCCTGCCCTTCTGGCAGGTGGCGGCGACCGCGACCGATGCCAACCGCTTCGCGCTGCGCTGGGCCCGGGCGATCACCGGGCGGCCGAAGATCCTGGTCTTCAACGGCTGCTATCACGGCACGGTGGACGAGACTTTCGTCCGCCTCCGCGACGGCGAGCCCATTCACCGCCCCGGCCTGCTCGGCCAGTTCGCGGACCTGACGCAAGGGGCGAGCGTGGTCGAATTCAACGACCTGCCGGCCCTTGAGGCCGCGCTCGCCGCCCGCGACGTCGCCTGCGTGATCACCGAACCGGCGCTGACCAATATCGGCATGGTGCTGCCCGATCCCGGCTTCATCGAAGGGGTGCAGGCGGCCTGCCGGGCGACCGGCACCCTGCTGCTGATCGACGAGACCCACACGATCTCGACCGGGCCGGGCGGCTGGACGCGGGCGCACGGCCTGTCGCCCGATTTCTTCGTCGTCGGCAAGGCGATCGCGGGGGGCGTCCCCTGCGCCGTCTGGGGTTTCACCGCCGCGATCGAGGCGGCGATGAAGGCCGCCCGGGCCCGCACCGGCCCCGGCCATTCCGGCATGGGCACCACCCTGTCCGCCAATGCCCTGGCGCTGAGGGCGCTGCGCGCCAACCTGGAACAGGTGATGACGCCGGCCGCCTATGATCACATGCTGGCCATGTCGGGCCGGCTGGCGGCGGGCATCCGCCGGGTGATCGCCGAGCGCGGGCTGCCCTGGCATGTCTCCGCCGTGGGTGCGCGGGCGGAATTCGTCTGCGGCCCGGTGCCGCCGCGGAACGGAACGGAGGCCGCCGCCGCCATGCACGGCGACCTGGAAGCGGCGATCCACCTGTTCCTGATGAACCGGGGCGTGCTGATCGCGCCTTTCCACAACATGACCCTGACCTGCCCCGCGACCACCACTGAAGATGTGGACCATCTGGTCGCCTGCGTCGCCGCCGCCTGCGACGCCCTGATTGCCGGAGCCTGA
- a CDS encoding ABC transporter permease, translating into MALLFRRHGWPLSLAMLLIVAFWIVIQVVLPQLLMIDFSFRPNLLPSELGGPKDGYTLGNYRTLWANDVHFAIFVKTIVASAVVTLLTFAVCYPIAFHLAYELKGPKAARLMLVLVIPFWINEILRTFAWYIVLAYAGPLNALLVWLGILDEPMRFLDGNGGVMIGMVYAYLLFMVFPLYNAIESLDPAQVEAARDLGASWGRIHRRVVIPHAKPGIATGCIMVFMLAAGSYAVPALLGSPNSRWFTEIIYNWFFEGGNWNQGAAYAFILLLLCVGFIFAMMRVFRVSLGELTR; encoded by the coding sequence ATGGCCCTGCTGTTCCGCCGCCACGGCTGGCCGCTGAGCCTTGCCATGCTGCTGATCGTCGCCTTCTGGATCGTCATCCAGGTGGTGCTGCCGCAGCTCCTGATGATCGATTTCTCGTTCCGGCCCAACCTGCTGCCGAGCGAGTTGGGCGGCCCGAAGGACGGCTATACCCTGGGCAACTACCGGACGCTTTGGGCCAACGACGTCCATTTCGCCATTTTCGTGAAGACCATCGTCGCCTCCGCCGTCGTCACCCTGCTGACCTTTGCCGTCTGCTACCCGATCGCCTTCCACCTCGCCTATGAGCTGAAGGGGCCGAAGGCGGCCCGGCTGATGCTGGTGCTGGTCATCCCCTTCTGGATCAACGAGATCCTGCGCACATTCGCCTGGTATATCGTCCTGGCCTATGCCGGGCCGCTGAACGCGCTGCTGGTCTGGCTCGGCATCCTGGACGAGCCGATGCGCTTTCTCGACGGCAACGGCGGGGTCATGATCGGCATGGTCTATGCCTATCTGCTGTTCATGGTCTTCCCGCTCTACAACGCGATCGAAAGCCTGGACCCGGCGCAGGTGGAGGCGGCCCGCGACCTCGGCGCCTCCTGGGGCCGCATCCACCGCCGCGTCGTCATCCCCCATGCCAAGCCCGGCATCGCCACCGGCTGCATCATGGTCTTCATGCTGGCCGCCGGTTCCTATGCGGTGCCGGCCCTGCTCGGCTCGCCCAACAGCCGCTGGTTCACCGAGATCATCTACAACTGGTTCTTCGAGGGCGGGAACTGGAACCAGGGCGCGGCCTATGCCTTCATCCTGCTGCTGCTCTGCGTCGGCTTCATTTTCGCCATGATGCGGGTCTTCCGCGTCAGCCTCGGGGAGTTGACGCGATGA